The proteins below come from a single Pirellulales bacterium genomic window:
- a CDS encoding prolyl oligopeptidase family serine peptidase yields MSSIPGTWSETQVAGHPCDVYEPPQPSPHGFVVVYLHGVHLNRLVENAAFSAEFARHGLRVIAPLTQRSWWTNRICTEFDPQLTAERHLLDNVLPEIERRWDTKPTQIALLGTSMGGQGALRFAFKYPALFPVVAGISPAIDYYTRMEEEGDETLWEMYDDPEQARQDTATLHVHPLNWPRHLFYCCDPADERWHESAERLTTKLAALGIPFTCDLDTTGGGHGFEYYNRMAPKAVGFIAEQLERERLRVV; encoded by the coding sequence TTGAGCAGCATCCCAGGCACGTGGAGCGAGACCCAGGTCGCGGGACATCCGTGCGACGTGTACGAGCCACCGCAGCCCAGCCCCCACGGCTTCGTGGTGGTTTATCTGCACGGCGTCCATTTGAACCGGCTGGTCGAGAATGCGGCCTTCTCGGCCGAGTTCGCCCGGCATGGGCTGCGCGTCATCGCTCCCCTGACCCAACGGAGCTGGTGGACGAACCGCATCTGCACGGAGTTCGATCCGCAACTCACCGCCGAGCGCCACCTGCTCGACAACGTGTTGCCCGAGATCGAGCGCCGCTGGGACACGAAGCCCACGCAGATCGCACTCTTGGGAACGAGCATGGGGGGGCAGGGGGCGCTGCGCTTCGCCTTCAAGTATCCGGCGCTCTTCCCGGTCGTGGCGGGTATCTCGCCAGCGATCGACTATTACACGCGCATGGAGGAAGAGGGGGACGAGACGTTGTGGGAGATGTACGACGATCCGGAACAGGCTCGCCAGGATACGGCCACGCTGCACGTTCACCCGCTGAACTGGCCGCGACATCTTTTTTATTGCTGCGACCCGGCAGACGAGCGCTGGCACGAAAGCGCCGAGCGATTAACCACCAAGCTCGCAGCCCTCGGCATCCCCTTCACTTGCGATCTCGACACCACCGGCGGCGGCCACGGGTTCGAATACTACAACCGCATGGCGCCCAAGGCAGTCGGCTTCATCGCCGAGCAGTTGGAACGCGAGCGCCTGCGCGTGGTGTGA